A stretch of the Microcebus murinus isolate Inina chromosome 6, M.murinus_Inina_mat1.0, whole genome shotgun sequence genome encodes the following:
- the BTBD7 gene encoding BTB/POZ domain-containing protein 7 isoform X2 produces MGANASNYPHSCSPRVGGNSQAQQTFIGTSSYSQQGYGCESKLYSLDHGHEKPQDKKKRTSGLATLKKKFIKRRKSNRSADHAKQMRELLSGWDVRDVNALVEEYEGTSALKELSLQASLARPEARTLQKDMADLYEYKYCTDVDLIFQETCFPVHRAILAARCPFFKTLLSSSPEYGAEIIMDINTAGIDMPMFSALLHYLYTGEFGMEDSRFQNVDILVQLSEEFGTPNSLDVDMRGLFDYMCYYDVVLSFSSDSELVEVFGGNQNCLDEELKAHKAIISARSPFFRNLLQRRIRTGEEITDRTLRTPTRIILDESIIPKKYAKVILHCMYTDVVDLSVLHCSPSVGSLSEVQALVAGKPNMTRAEEAMELYHIALFLEFNMLAQELQTSSE; encoded by the exons ATGGGTGCTAATGCATCTAACTATCCTCATTCATGTTCCCCAAGGGTAGGGGGAAATTCACAGGCCCAACAGACGTTTATAG gaaCATCATCCTATTCTCAGCAAGGCTATGGTTGTGAATCAAAATTGTATAGCCTTGACCATGGCCATGAGAAACcacaagacaaaaaaaagagAACCTCTGGCCTTGCCACCCtcaaaaagaagtttattaagCGTCGAAAATCTAATAGGTCTGCTGATCACGCCAAGCAGATGCGAGAACTCCTCTCTGGGTGGGATGTTAGAGATGTCAATGCATTAGTGGAGGAATATGAGGGAACTTCAGCCTTAAAGGAGCTTTCTCTGCAAGCCAGTTTGGCTAGACCAGAAGCCAGGACATTGCAGAAAGATATGGCTGATCTTTATGAGTACAAGTATTGTACTGATGTAGACTTAATATTTCAAGAAACTTGTTTTCCTGTACATCGTGCCATTTTGGCAGCAAgatgtccattttttaaaacactgcttTCTTCCTCACCTGAGTATGGGGCAGAGATAATAATGGACATCAATACAGCTGGTATTGATATGCCcatgttttctgctttattacACTACCTTTATACAGGAGAGTTTGGAATGGAGGACTCAAGGTTCCAAAATGTCGATATCCTTGTTCAGCTTAGTGAAGAATTTGGAACACCAAATTCCCTTGATGTAGATATGCGTGGACTTTTTGATTACATGTGTTATTATGATGTCGTCCTTAGTTTTTCTTCAGACTCTGAATTGGTTGAAGTTTTTGGTGGAAATCAGAACTGTTTAGATGAAGAGCTCAAAGCCCACAAGGCTATTATTTCTGCACGGTCCCCATTTTTTCGAAATTTATTACAAAGGAGGATACGGACTGGTGAAGAAATCACAGACCGAACTTTGAGGACTCCCACAAGAATTATATTAGATGAGTCCATTATAccaaaaaaatatgcaaaagtgATATTACACTGTATGTATACCGACGTGGTGGACCTCTCTGTTTTGCACTGTAGCCCCTCCGTGGGGAGTCTCAGTGAAGTTCAGGCTCTCGTCGCAGGGAAGCCAAACATGACCAGGGCAGAAGAAGCCATGGAACTTTACCATATAGCACTGTTCTTGGAATTTAACATGCTTGCACAAG